One genomic region from Equus asinus isolate D_3611 breed Donkey chromosome 10, EquAss-T2T_v2, whole genome shotgun sequence encodes:
- the LOC106830832 gene encoding olfactory receptor 1L4-like has protein sequence MEIKNYSGSTSGFTLLGISSNPHLQKPLFAIFFIMYLVTVVGNVLIIWTIHSDSCLHTPMYFFLTNLSFMDICFTTDIVPKMLVNLLSETKSISYIGCLIQMYFFMAFGNTDSYLLASMAIDRLVAICNPFHYDVVMNPRRCLLMLLGSCIISHLHSMLHVLLMSRLSFCASHVIKHFFCDTHPVLKLSCSDTSYNQIMVITETPVVIATPFLCILFSYLRIIITVLRIPSAAGKWKAFSTCGSHLTVVVLFYGSIFYVYFRPLSMYSVVKDRVATLMYTVVTPMLNPFIYSLRNKDMKMGMRKLRFIMNS, from the coding sequence ATGGAAATAAAGAACTACAGTGGCAGCACATCAGGCTTTACCCTCCTGGGCATCTCTTCCAACCCTCACCTACAGAAGCCACTCTTTGCCATATTCTTCATCATGTACCTGGTCACTGTGGTGGGGAATGTACTAATAATCTGGACCATCCACTCAGACTCATGCCTCCATACacctatgtacttttttctcaccAATCTGTCTTTCATGGATATCTGCTTCACAACAGACATTGTGCCTAAAATGCTGGTGAATTTACTATCAGAGACAAAGTCTATCTCCTACATAGGCTGCCTCATCCAGATGTACTTCTTCATGGCCTTTGGGAACACTGACAGCTACCTGCTGGCATCTATGGCCATAGACAGGCTGGTAGCTATCTGCAACCCCTTCCACTATGATGTGGTAATGAACCCACGTCGTTGCCTCCTCATGTTGCTGGGTTCTTGCATCATCTCCCACCTGCACTCCATGCTCCATGTGCTACTCATGTCCCGCCTGTCTTTCTGTGCCTCCCATGTCATTAAGCACTTTTTTTGTGATACTCATCCCGTGTTAAAGCTATCCTGCTCCGACACTTCCTACAACCAGATTATGGTCATAACTGAGACCCCAGTTGTCATTGCAACCCCCTTCCTGTGCATCCTCTTCTCCTACCTGAGAATCATCATTACTGTGCTCAGAATACCCTCTGCAGCCGGGAAGTGGAAAGCCTTCTCTACCTGTGGCTCCCACCTCACTGTAGTGGTCTTGTTCTATGGTAGTATCTTCTATGTCTATTTTAGACCCCTGTCTATGTACTCAGTGGTGAAGGACCGGGTAGCCACACTCATGTACACAGTAGTGACACCAatgctgaaccccttcatctatAGCCTCAGGAACAAAGACATGAAGATGGGTATGAGAAAATTAAGGTTCATAATGAACTCATAG